Proteins found in one Plasmodium sp. gorilla clade G2 genome assembly, chromosome: 14 genomic segment:
- a CDS encoding DnaJ protein, putative encodes MSNRGSIGDSDLSLKNKKSKSIFGCRPVKYVCLSVAVAAVAYANYMNNGERNSLSSVDLNNVYSRDLSETHENSNPSLRSTLLEVNGNHVHDAFGVYGDESFAETVLNGQDIISYLEQQNIKIHEDNIHDGISDIIFNPSDIQNYYDVLNVNEHSDINELKRNFYNLSLQHYPNITSDNNFELNDVFNQLSEAYQVLSYQIRKNIYDNEGVYGTEKMAIVNPLVYFNGIFTSEIMHQYIGTTQVAYFVQLFLERNIAPENAITFLDEAVDDMMKGQDDRELQLTELLKQRLDLYINDDEKWLNTINGEINDLTKSAFSNFILEAVGWTYENVGNIYIDETDNVGIAYHGIYAHQADERINRNYDILSENINDNVNLIKKFYPFTETINPFLRRAKHNFANLQGEVNNLYNSVNVVYDNLFNENINITPNEHYQLLQELLKIILNINLCDIEETIRECAYNVLKDKSVDANVHRIRARRLILLGNTMRQRAYQ; translated from the exons ATGTCAAATAGAGGAAGTATTGGTGACTCGGATttatctttaaaaaataagaagagCAAAAGTATTTTTGGCTGCCGTCCTGTGAAATATGTATGTTTATCCGTAGCCGTCGCTGCCGTTGCATATGCAAATTATATG AATAATGGAGAGAGGAATTCCTTATCATCTGTTGATTTGAATAATGTATATTCAAGAGATTTGTCTGAAACACATGAAAACAGTAATCCATCTTTAAGAAGTACTCTTTTGGAAGTTAATGGAAACCACGTTCATGACGCTTTCGGTGTTTATGGAGATGAGTCATTTGCTGAGACTGTTTTGAATGGACAAGATATTATTAGTTATTTAGAAcaacaaaatattaaaattcatGAAGATAATATTCATGATGGTATATcagatattatttttaatccaagtgatatacaaaattattatgatgtaTTGAATGTAAATGAACACTCTGATATAAATGAACTTAAAAGAAATTTTTACAACTTATCTTTACAACATTATCCAAATATAACTAGTGATAACAACTTTGAGTTAAATGATGTATTTAATCAGTTGAGTGAAGCCTATCAAGTATTAAGTTatcaaataagaaaaaatatttatgataatgAAGGAGTATATGGAACAGAAAAAATGGCTATAGTAAATCCACTAGTATATTTTAATGGAATATTTACATCTGAAATAATGCATCAATATATCGGAACTACACAAGTAGCATATTTTGTTCAATTATTTTTAGAAAGAAACATTGCACCTGAAAATGCAATAACTTTTCTTGATGAGGCTGTTGATGATATGATGAAAGGACAAGATGATAGAGAATTACAATTAACTGAATTGTTAAAACAAAGATTAGATTTATATAtcaatgatgatgaaaaatgGTTAAATACAATTAATGGTGAAATTAATGATTTAACAAAATCAGCATTCTCTAATTTCATTTTAGAAGCTGTAGGTTGGACCTATGAAAATGtaggtaatatatatatagatgaaACAGATAATGTTGGTATAGCATATCATGGTATATATGCACATCAAGCTGATGAAAGAATTAATAGAAATTATGATATTTTGtctgaaaatataaatgataatgttaatttaataaaaaaattttatccTTTTACCGAAACTATTAATCCATTTTTAAGAAGAGCAAAACATAACTTTGCTAATTTACAAGGGGAAGTAAATAACTTATACAATAGTGTTAATGTAgtatatgataatttatttaatgaaaatattaatataacacCAAACGAACACTATCAGTTATTacaagaattattaaaaattatattaaatataaacttGTGTGATATTGAAGAAACTATTAGAGAATGCGCATATAATGTACTAAAGGATAAATCAGTAGATGCAAATGTTCATAGAATTAGAGCTCGCCGATTGATCTTATTAGGAAACACAATGCGCCAAAGAGCTTATcaataa
- a CDS encoding aminopeptidase, putative → MKNINGFYSTSIKKKNLSTYDKIILRKCSECSCDKDLEKNKKFLNTFYLMCLRYCFIVLICIAIILNNCISESDRCSTLRLDDNVNRRILCDVIKDGLGARNMKKKIRKRTNDKEDNNDEEKNNYEEDERFIKYEIPDSLKNDNIECPYEYGDVFYGTRGIINYELKGNKNSKNVVITFHGLYGSNLEFYEIQQFLVKSNFQVLNFDLYGYGLSATPKYNDKEKTYGIDFYVEQTEELLKHLKLENKDYYLVGFSMGCIIAAGFTRKHTERVKKIVLISPVGILDEKPWYLKIFKKCSCLINLTTHILRPCCFRTFKKKRVNEYDDDEEVEVDIGDDNKNNDNDDNDIYQKNEFLYNRLMWHLFVKKDNVAQSILGCINNLHMWSAHHIYREVGKTGIPVLILGGKDDEYCSEEVFENTTRYFKNTHLIVFEDASHLVLLEETRKINMCTLLFFKSPNDVYLPELKKKFPVDRNGQYKT, encoded by the exons atgaaaaatattaatgggTTCTATTCTActtcaataaaaaaaaaaaacttaagtacatatgataaaataattttgagAAAATGTTCCGAATGTTCCTGTGATAAGGATttggaaaaaaataagaaatttttaaatacattttatttgATGTGTTTAAGATATTGTTTTATTGTATTGATATGTATAGCAATAATATTG aatAATTGTATTTCAGAAAGTGATAGGTGTTCCACACTAAGATTAGATGACAATGTTAATAGGAGGATATTATGTGATGTAATTAAAGATGGGTTAGGGGCAAGAAacatgaaaaagaaaataaggaAGAGAACTAATGataaagaagataataatgatgaagaaaaaaataattatgaagaagatgaaaggtttattaaatatgaaatTCCTGAtagtttaaaaaatgataatattgaatGTCCCTATGAATACGGTGATGTATTTTATGGAACACGtggaataataaattatgaatTGAAAGGGAATAAGAATTCTAAGAATGTTGTAATTACATTTCATGGATTATATGGATCTAATTTAGAATTTTATGAAATTCAGCAATTTTTAGTAAAATCGAATTTTCAAGTTCTtaattttgatttatatGGTTATGGTTTATCTGCAACCccaaaatataatgataaagaaaaaacgTATGGTATTGATTTTTATGTAGAACAAAcagaagaattattaaagCATTTGAAACTAGAAAATAAGGATTATTATTTAGTGGGTTTTTCTATGGGATGTATAATAGCGGCAGGGTTTACTCGTAAGCATACAGAAAGAGTGaaaaaaattgttttaaTATCACCAGTTGGTATATTAGATGAGAAACCTtggtatttaaaaatattcaaaaaatgtTCATGTTTAATTAATTTGACAACTCATATTTTACGACCTTGTTGTTTCagaacatttaaaaaaaaaagagtaaatgaatatgatgatgatgaagaagtgGAAGTTGATATTGGAGatgataataagaataatgacaatgatgataatgatatttatcaaaaaaatgaatttttatataatagacTTATGTGGCAtctttttgtaaaaaaagaTAACGTAGCACAATCTATATTGGGTTGCATAAATAATTTGCATATGTGGAGTgctcatcatatatatagagaAGTTGGTAAAACTGGAATACCTGTTTTAATTTTAGGTGGTAAAGATGATGAATATTGTTCAGAGGAAGTTTTTGAGAATACAActagatattttaaaaacacACATTTAATCGTTTTTGAAGATGCTAGTCATTTAGTTCTATTAGAAGAAACACgaaaaattaatatgtgtacattattattttttaaatcaccAAATGATGTATATTTAccagaattaaaaaaaaaattccctGTGGATAGAAATGGtcaatataaaacataa